From Candidatus Neomarinimicrobiota bacterium, a single genomic window includes:
- a CDS encoding ABC transporter permease, with translation MRRFIGFLKKEFLHIFRDSRTLVFLFGIPVAQLLIFGFVIVNDINNIDVLIVDHSGDEVTQEIIQKLSGNPYFHIISSQNTEPYEDLFKKGTIQEVIVFENNLSRKYFIENTASVQLLADGSEPNKAHLIVNYTQGVLQNYFSKANPDYSNPNFNVRMFFNEELRSPYVFVPGTMALILMLISAMMTSISITREKEMGSMEILLASPMRPVQIIAGKVLPYLFLSVINAGIIICLGYYVFQVPIEGSLILLMAESILFIAMALALGIMISAISPNQMVAMMISMFALMMPTMLLSGFIFPIDSMPVLLQWISAFMPPRWFILILKRIMLKGVNFTYIWKETAIIAGMFIFFLMVSIRKFKIRLE, from the coding sequence ATGAGACGTTTTATCGGTTTTCTTAAAAAAGAATTTCTTCACATTTTTCGTGACTCCCGAACCCTCGTATTCTTGTTCGGAATACCTGTCGCTCAGCTTCTCATCTTTGGTTTTGTTATTGTGAACGATATTAACAATATTGATGTTTTAATTGTAGATCATTCAGGAGATGAAGTAACCCAGGAAATTATTCAAAAGTTATCGGGTAACCCTTATTTTCATATTATTTCCAGTCAGAATACTGAACCGTATGAAGATTTATTTAAGAAAGGTACGATTCAGGAAGTTATTGTTTTCGAAAACAATTTATCCCGGAAATATTTCATTGAAAACACGGCATCTGTACAGTTGCTGGCAGATGGATCAGAACCGAATAAAGCACATTTAATTGTCAATTATACCCAGGGGGTTCTTCAGAATTATTTCTCTAAAGCCAACCCTGATTATTCCAACCCCAATTTTAATGTTCGGATGTTTTTTAATGAGGAACTCCGGAGTCCCTATGTTTTTGTCCCGGGGACAATGGCTTTAATTCTAATGCTCATATCTGCGATGATGACATCTATATCCATAACCCGGGAAAAGGAGATGGGATCCATGGAAATCTTACTGGCATCACCCATGAGACCCGTTCAAATTATAGCAGGAAAGGTTCTTCCCTATTTGTTTTTATCAGTTATAAATGCCGGAATCATTATTTGTCTGGGTTATTATGTTTTTCAGGTTCCCATTGAAGGCAGCCTGATACTTTTAATGGCAGAATCCATATTATTTATTGCCATGGCCCTTGCTTTGGGTATCATGATATCGGCTATATCTCCAAACCAGATGGTTGCCATGATGATATCAATGTTTGCTTTGATGATGCCTACAATGCTTTTATCAGGATTTATTTTCCCAATTGACAGTATGCCCGTCCTGCTTCAATGGATCAGTGCTTTTATGCCTCCCCGGTGGTTTATTCTTATTCTGAAACGGATAATGCTGAAAGGAGTAAATTTCACCTATATATGGAAAGAAACAGCGATCATTGCAGGAATGTTCATATTCTTTCTGATGGTTAGTATCCGGAAATTTAAAATCAGACTGGAATAG
- a CDS encoding ABC transporter permease, which produces MRQLITLIQKEFIQIFRNRTMLPIIFLMPLIQMAVLVFAATFDLKHIDVAVVDPKPTQSSRRIIASLQGNPLYSVNRYTGVTDAEKSFLSDENDLILVFPTHFEKKILHDGFEVQILVDAVDSRSAQLAVAYLQETLMNQIPGILMNVSGLSERSIQKARLHVIPRYLFNPELDYKQYMFPGLLVVLTSAVGIFLTAFNIVREKEVGTIEQVNVSPIHKTVFIVGKLIPFWIIAMFEMAFGLLIGHLFYNITVAGPLGDLFIFTGAYLLLGLGLGLLISTFAHTQQQVMFLSWFFMMIFILMSGIFTSTDSMPLWAQKANILNPMAHFMKVIRMIILKGSSLSDVIRPFLFIISYAFVVLLTAIIRYRKNEI; this is translated from the coding sequence ATGAGACAGCTTATTACTTTGATACAAAAAGAGTTCATTCAGATATTTCGCAATCGCACTATGTTGCCTATCATTTTTCTTATGCCATTAATTCAAATGGCCGTACTGGTATTTGCCGCGACGTTTGATCTGAAACATATTGACGTTGCCGTGGTGGACCCTAAGCCAACGCAGTCGTCCCGGCGTATTATTGCCTCACTACAAGGTAATCCGTTATACTCCGTGAACAGGTATACCGGTGTAACGGATGCTGAAAAAAGTTTTCTCTCTGATGAAAATGACCTCATTCTTGTTTTTCCGACACATTTTGAAAAAAAAATACTTCATGATGGTTTTGAAGTTCAGATTCTTGTTGATGCAGTGGACAGCCGGAGTGCCCAGCTGGCTGTCGCCTATCTACAGGAAACTCTTATGAACCAAATTCCGGGAATACTTATGAATGTTTCCGGATTATCTGAAAGATCAATTCAAAAAGCCCGGTTACATGTAATTCCCAGATATCTGTTTAATCCTGAATTGGATTATAAGCAATATATGTTTCCCGGATTACTTGTCGTTTTAACGTCTGCTGTTGGAATTTTCCTGACAGCCTTCAATATTGTCAGGGAAAAAGAAGTAGGTACGATTGAACAAGTGAATGTCAGTCCTATCCACAAAACAGTTTTTATTGTGGGAAAGCTTATTCCTTTCTGGATTATTGCAATGTTTGAAATGGCTTTTGGGTTACTCATCGGACATTTGTTTTATAATATTACTGTTGCAGGTCCCCTTGGGGATTTATTTATTTTTACAGGGGCATATTTACTATTGGGATTGGGACTTGGGCTCCTTATCAGCACATTTGCTCATACGCAACAACAGGTCATGTTTCTGAGTTGGTTCTTCATGATGATTTTTATTCTGATGAGTGGAATTTTTACATCTACGGATAGCATGCCGCTTTGGGCTCAGAAAGCAAATATTTTAAACCCAATGGCTCACTTTATGAAGGTTATCCGTATGATCATATTAAAAGGATCCTCTTTATCTGATGTCATCCGGCCATTTCTTTTTATTATAAGCTATGCTTTTGTTGTGCTGTTAACGGCCATTATCAGATACAGAAAGAATGAAATTTAA
- a CDS encoding aminotransferase class I/II-fold pyridoxal phosphate-dependent enzyme: MKRIDLRSDTITKPTPAMLEAMMKADVGDDVLGDDPTVIRFQKKVAERFGKEAGLFVPSGTMSNQIAIRTHTQPGQEIICDIGAHIYNFEGGGPALLSGVQIRPLNGYNGIMDPKRVEENLRFGDNVHHAPTSLIEVENTHNRGGGIIIPIENIQDIRKIADKYHIPMHLDGARIWNAHVATDIPFHEYARYFESVSVCFSKGLGAPVGSMLLGSAEFIHQAKRWRKVFGGGMRQSGYLAAAAEYAFENHIERLIEDHARAAYFAGKLAQMRGLAVNLETVQTNIVMIDVIQCPAAELQKKLMKHGLDILPVSPTRLRAVFHLHIDDEMTERAIRIFEKVLHSDTSAN; the protein is encoded by the coding sequence ATGAAACGTATTGATTTACGCAGCGACACAATTACAAAGCCCACCCCGGCGATGCTGGAAGCCATGATGAAAGCCGATGTAGGCGATGATGTCCTTGGTGATGACCCTACAGTTATTCGGTTTCAGAAAAAAGTGGCAGAGCGTTTTGGCAAGGAAGCCGGATTGTTTGTCCCCAGCGGAACGATGAGCAATCAAATTGCCATCCGGACCCATACCCAGCCCGGACAGGAAATAATTTGTGATATCGGTGCCCATATTTACAACTTTGAGGGTGGAGGACCTGCCCTCTTATCCGGTGTACAAATCAGACCGCTGAATGGTTATAACGGAATCATGGATCCGAAGAGAGTTGAAGAAAATCTCCGTTTTGGTGATAATGTACACCATGCTCCTACGTCACTGATTGAAGTGGAGAATACGCATAACCGGGGCGGTGGGATTATAATCCCCATTGAAAATATTCAGGATATACGGAAGATAGCAGATAAATACCATATCCCAATGCATCTGGATGGTGCAAGAATCTGGAATGCCCATGTGGCGACTGATATCCCATTCCATGAATATGCCCGGTATTTTGAATCAGTGTCAGTTTGCTTTAGTAAAGGACTGGGAGCGCCTGTAGGCAGTATGCTTTTAGGATCTGCTGAATTCATTCATCAAGCGAAACGCTGGCGGAAAGTCTTCGGCGGTGGTATGCGTCAGTCCGGTTATCTGGCCGCAGCGGCAGAGTATGCCTTTGAAAATCATATCGAAAGACTCATCGAGGATCACGCCAGAGCTGCATATTTTGCCGGTAAACTTGCCCAAATGAGAGGATTGGCCGTTAATCTTGAGACGGTCCAGACTAATATAGTGATGATTGATGTTATACAATGCCCTGCAGCAGAATTGCAAAAAAAATTGATGAAACACGGCTTGGATATTCTCCCGGTCTCCCCTACCCGACTGCGGGCTGTATTTCACCTGCATATCGATGATGAAATGACGGAAAGAGCAATAAGAATTTTTGAAAAAGTTTTGCACTCCGATACGTCCGCAAATTAG
- a CDS encoding NTP transferase domain-containing protein, with protein MQRFIAFIPSAGQGKRLKEETERVPKALVEIHGAPMIYWILKKIKACGITDFVINIHHHADTLIAWLTEYQQINPDIHIHLSLEKEKLLDTGGAIKKARPILENFSHILVHNVDIFSDLNLSDFMQKCLSLSRDALLLVSNRKTNRYLLFNQTMKLCGWENRKTSERIVVGKASEQLKPLAFNGIYTLNPELLNHLPEEDVFSVIPWFLHLSESDNIFGLEQDVTHWYDAGKPPSLKVLREMNIQHFKRLTEI; from the coding sequence ATGCAACGATTCATAGCCTTTATTCCGTCTGCCGGACAGGGGAAACGCTTAAAAGAAGAAACAGAGCGGGTTCCCAAGGCACTTGTTGAAATTCATGGTGCACCCATGATTTATTGGATTTTAAAAAAAATAAAGGCTTGTGGTATTACTGATTTTGTCATCAATATCCACCACCATGCCGATACACTCATCGCATGGCTCACAGAGTACCAACAGATCAATCCGGACATCCATATCCACCTTTCTCTTGAAAAAGAAAAACTACTGGATACAGGGGGCGCTATTAAGAAAGCACGGCCTATTCTTGAGAATTTCTCCCATATTCTTGTTCATAACGTGGATATATTTTCAGACCTGAATTTATCTGACTTTATGCAAAAATGTTTGTCACTTTCCCGGGATGCTCTCCTTCTCGTTTCAAACAGAAAAACAAACCGCTACCTGTTATTTAATCAGACCATGAAACTCTGTGGCTGGGAAAACAGAAAAACAAGTGAAAGAATTGTCGTCGGAAAAGCAAGTGAGCAACTGAAACCTCTGGCCTTCAATGGAATTTATACATTGAATCCGGAGCTGCTAAATCATTTACCTGAAGAGGACGTTTTTTCAGTGATTCCCTGGTTTCTGCATTTATCGGAAAGTGATAATATCTTTGGTTTGGAACAGGATGTAACTCACTGGTACGACGCAGGTAAGCCTCCCTCGTTGAAAGTGCTGAGGGAAATGAACATACAGCATTTTAAACGCTTGACGGAGATTTAA
- a CDS encoding phosphotransferase enzyme family protein, with amino-acid sequence MKERERVSELFKQFSGEYPKAVSPLPRSGSDRHYYRLSDSSGKTFIAAANPDRKENIAFLNFTKHFRDKGFPVPKLYCEDLKNNCYLLEDLGDLTLFSFSRQVRTSQIFPGTLINVYKKILEILPRFQIEGRSGLDFSVCYPRDSFDKQSMMWDMSYFKYYFLKLAHIPFDEQLLEDDFNRLSGFLLQVDCDYFLYRDFQSRNIMLRGESLDPWFIDYQGGRKGALQYDLASLLWDGKADIPYDIRSYLLEYYLDRLERYIPVNREAFIEYYYGYVLIRIMQAMGSYGYRGFYERKRHFLQSIPYALKNVEWLLKNVEWPIQLPTLLHVLEEMLESKALKKYTRNFQKSDLTVTINSFSYHKGLPEDPHGHGGGFVFDCRGIHNPGRYDEYKTLTGKDEEVIRFFNKESEINDFLVNVYQIVDQTVESYIERHFSHLQVNFGCTGGQHRSVYCAEALARHLLDKYDLNVILNHREQGSWICNDS; translated from the coding sequence ATGAAAGAAAGGGAAAGGGTATCGGAGCTTTTTAAGCAATTTTCCGGAGAATATCCCAAAGCGGTCTCCCCTCTGCCCCGATCCGGATCAGACCGTCATTATTATCGGTTGTCGGATTCTTCCGGAAAAACTTTTATTGCAGCCGCCAATCCGGACAGAAAAGAGAACATTGCTTTTTTAAATTTTACGAAACACTTTAGGGATAAAGGGTTCCCAGTCCCGAAACTGTATTGTGAGGACCTTAAAAACAATTGTTATCTTTTGGAGGATTTGGGAGATCTGACTCTTTTTTCCTTTTCCCGCCAGGTACGAACATCTCAGATTTTTCCGGGAACTCTTATTAATGTTTATAAAAAAATATTGGAAATCCTCCCCCGTTTTCAAATAGAAGGACGGTCCGGTCTGGATTTTAGTGTCTGCTACCCCCGGGACAGTTTTGATAAACAATCCATGATGTGGGATATGTCTTACTTTAAATACTATTTTCTAAAACTGGCTCATATTCCCTTTGATGAACAGCTTCTGGAGGATGATTTTAACCGTTTGTCCGGTTTTCTTCTTCAGGTGGATTGTGATTATTTTCTTTACCGCGATTTCCAATCACGGAATATCATGCTGAGAGGAGAATCCCTGGACCCATGGTTTATCGATTATCAAGGTGGACGCAAAGGCGCTCTCCAGTATGATCTGGCATCTCTTTTGTGGGATGGAAAGGCGGACATCCCTTATGATATCCGATCTTATCTGCTGGAATACTACCTGGACCGATTGGAGCGATATATTCCTGTAAATCGGGAAGCATTTATCGAATATTATTATGGCTATGTTCTTATCCGGATTATGCAGGCTATGGGTTCTTACGGATACCGTGGCTTCTATGAGAGAAAACGGCACTTTCTTCAAAGCATCCCCTACGCCCTGAAAAATGTGGAATGGCTTTTGAAAAATGTGGAATGGCCCATCCAACTTCCCACGCTTTTACATGTCCTGGAAGAGATGCTTGAATCAAAAGCTCTGAAAAAATATACAAGAAACTTTCAAAAATCCGATTTAACGGTCACCATCAATAGTTTTTCCTATCATAAGGGGTTACCGGAAGATCCTCATGGACACGGCGGCGGATTCGTTTTCGATTGCAGGGGAATACACAATCCGGGACGCTATGATGAATACAAAACTCTTACAGGTAAAGATGAGGAAGTTATCCGGTTTTTTAATAAAGAAAGTGAGATAAACGACTTTCTGGTGAATGTCTATCAGATTGTGGATCAAACGGTGGAATCTTACATTGAACGGCATTTTTCCCATTTGCAGGTAAATTTTGGGTGTACCGGCGGACAACACAGGTCGGTATACTGTGCCGAGGCACTTGCACGACACCTTCTGGATAAATACGATTTGAATGTTATCCTGAATCACCGGGAACAAGGATCATGGATATGCAACGATTCATAG
- the queA gene encoding tRNA preQ1(34) S-adenosylmethionine ribosyltransferase-isomerase QueA: MYKKDQNPLFYRDTYDYDLPEELIAQYPLKDRDHSRLLVLNRKTGHIDHMTFDYLPDLLHPGDLLVFNETKVISARLKGKKASGGKAEIFLLNQKDESHWECLVKPGRRIRPGTVVHFSDTFKAEIIDVLEEGGRLVRFTWEGDFWDVLEKYGQIPLPPYVHREPEPSDKENYQTVYARKYGSVAAHTAGLHFTRDILDRLSQKGVESVYVNLRVGLGTFRPVKTERIDQHTMHREFCEISTDTANAVNKALNEGRRVIAVGTTSTRTLESFAVNGKVHSGGHFTDIFIYPGGRPIQIISGLITNFHMPKSTLLMLVSAFAGYENIMNAYQIAVQEKYRFFSYGDAMAIF; the protein is encoded by the coding sequence ATGTATAAAAAAGACCAAAATCCCCTTTTCTATCGAGACACTTACGATTATGACCTTCCGGAGGAACTGATAGCCCAGTATCCATTAAAAGACAGAGATCATTCCAGGCTTTTAGTATTAAACCGTAAGACCGGTCATATAGATCACATGACTTTTGATTATCTGCCTGATTTACTTCATCCTGGTGATTTGCTGGTTTTTAATGAGACCAAAGTCATTTCAGCCCGGTTAAAGGGTAAAAAGGCAAGTGGGGGTAAAGCAGAAATATTTCTTTTAAATCAAAAAGATGAATCCCATTGGGAATGCCTTGTTAAACCGGGCCGGCGTATACGTCCAGGGACGGTCGTCCATTTTTCTGATACATTCAAAGCAGAAATCATTGATGTTCTTGAAGAAGGGGGGAGGTTAGTCAGGTTTACATGGGAAGGCGATTTCTGGGATGTCCTTGAAAAATATGGCCAGATTCCTCTTCCTCCTTATGTTCATCGTGAGCCGGAGCCGTCGGATAAGGAGAATTATCAGACTGTTTATGCCCGAAAATATGGCTCTGTGGCGGCGCATACTGCCGGACTCCATTTTACACGAGATATTTTAGACAGATTATCACAAAAAGGTGTGGAATCTGTTTATGTTAATCTCCGTGTTGGGTTAGGTACTTTCAGACCGGTGAAAACAGAACGTATTGACCAGCACACCATGCATCGCGAATTTTGTGAAATATCCACTGACACCGCGAATGCCGTAAACAAAGCACTGAACGAAGGCCGGCGTGTTATAGCCGTTGGAACCACCTCCACACGAACTCTGGAAAGTTTTGCAGTTAACGGAAAAGTACATTCCGGCGGACATTTTACAGATATTTTTATTTACCCCGGTGGAAGACCTATTCAAATTATAAGCGGGCTTATTACCAATTTTCATATGCCAAAATCCACGCTTCTTATGCTTGTCTCTGCATTCGCCGGATATGAAAATATTATGAATGCCTATCAGATTGCCGTTCAGGAAAAATACCGCTTTTTCAGTTATGGGGATGCCATGGCAATATTTTGA